In Wenyingzhuangia fucanilytica, the following are encoded in one genomic region:
- a CDS encoding DNA/RNA non-specific endonuclease, translated as MKKNQKRILLFLLVVTLVIACSTLLKNNQSSQESNSINNRNTTYSFQKFLPTANNKTYHHTYYSLSYNEQHEQADWVYYLLTKEYVNGTAKRKNNFRADDLIITKSASLQDYKKSGYDRGHLCAAADMKINDKAMSETFFMSNMSPQIPGFNRGEWKKLEAKVRDWAIQEDSILVVTGPVFKDNIKQIGENQVTVPGYYYKVIYDLTKPQKMTAFIMPHQAKPQPFMNYQTTVNEVEKITGIDFFSILEDEFEEQLEANQHW; from the coding sequence ATGAAAAAAAATCAAAAAAGAATTTTATTGTTCCTTTTGGTTGTCACTTTAGTCATTGCCTGTAGTACACTTCTTAAAAACAATCAATCTTCTCAAGAAAGCAATTCAATAAACAACAGAAACACAACCTATAGTTTTCAAAAGTTTTTACCCACAGCAAATAATAAAACATATCATCATACCTATTATTCTTTGTCTTATAATGAACAACACGAACAAGCAGATTGGGTTTATTATTTGCTAACCAAAGAATATGTAAACGGAACTGCCAAAAGAAAAAATAATTTTAGAGCAGATGATCTTATCATCACAAAATCGGCAAGTTTACAAGATTATAAAAAAAGTGGATATGACAGAGGTCACTTATGTGCTGCTGCTGATATGAAAATAAATGACAAAGCCATGTCTGAAACTTTTTTTATGTCTAACATGTCCCCACAAATCCCCGGATTTAATAGAGGAGAATGGAAAAAATTAGAAGCCAAAGTTAGAGATTGGGCCATTCAAGAAGATTCTATCCTTGTAGTTACAGGGCCTGTTTTTAAAGATAATATCAAACAAATAGGAGAAAATCAAGTAACTGTTCCTGGCTATTATTATAAAGTTATTTACGACTTAACCAAACCGCAAAAAATGACTGCGTTTATAATGCCACATCAAGCCAAACCTCAACCTTTTATGAATTATCAAACAACAGTAAATGAAGTTGAAAAAATTACAGGTATTGATTTCTTTTCAATTTTAGAAGATGAATTTGAAGAGCAACTAGAAGCTAATCAACATTGG
- a CDS encoding YebC/PmpR family DNA-binding transcriptional regulator: protein MGRAFEFRKARKMKRWSAMAKTFTRIGKDIVMAVKEGGPNPDSNARLRAVIQNAKAANMPKDNVERAIKKATDKDTANYKETLFEGYAPHGIAILVETATDNNNRTVANVRAAFNKCNGNMGTSGSVAFMFDHTCNFRINAEGKDIDLEELELELMDFEVEEVFHDEDGILIYGPFNQFGAIQSYLEENELEILSSGFERIPTTTTSLTEEQQADVEKLLEKLEDDDDVQNVYHSMA from the coding sequence ATGGGTAGAGCATTCGAATTTAGAAAAGCTAGAAAAATGAAACGTTGGTCAGCAATGGCCAAAACATTTACAAGAATTGGGAAAGACATTGTAATGGCGGTGAAAGAAGGTGGACCAAATCCTGATTCTAACGCTAGACTTCGTGCTGTTATTCAAAACGCAAAGGCTGCCAACATGCCTAAAGACAATGTTGAAAGAGCCATTAAAAAAGCAACTGATAAAGATACTGCCAACTATAAAGAAACTTTATTTGAAGGGTACGCTCCACATGGAATTGCTATTTTAGTAGAAACTGCTACCGACAACAACAACAGAACTGTTGCAAATGTACGTGCTGCTTTTAACAAATGTAACGGAAACATGGGAACTTCTGGATCTGTAGCATTTATGTTTGACCACACTTGTAATTTCCGAATCAATGCAGAAGGAAAAGATATTGATTTAGAAGAGTTAGAGTTAGAATTGATGGATTTTGAAGTAGAAGAAGTATTCCATGATGAAGATGGAATTTTAATCTACGGACCTTTTAACCAATTTGGAGCAATTCAATCTTACTTAGAAGAAAATGAATTAGAAATTTTATCTTCTGGTTTTGAAAGAATTCCAACAACTACTACTAGCTTAACTGAGGAGCAACAAGCAGATGTAGAAAAATTATTAGAAAAATTAGAAGATGATGACGATGTACAAAACGTATATCACTCAATGGCATAA